One window of Arthrobacter oryzae genomic DNA carries:
- a CDS encoding Lrp/AsnC family transcriptional regulator codes for MSRSDDLNSLDSTDLKILLELIRDPRVQIGELSDSLGIARNTAQSRIRRMLRSGLLHDGGREIDLEAVGYDVVAFVTIEVTHRELDGVVGALRLIPQVLEVHEISGRGDVWCRVVATDTHNLQTALRSILRIKGVIRTETVLALHTHIPYRTEPLISRLAHSGAEAATRKSLG; via the coding sequence ATGAGCCGGAGTGACGATTTGAACAGCCTGGACAGCACAGACCTGAAGATCCTCCTGGAACTGATCCGGGATCCGCGGGTCCAGATCGGCGAACTCAGTGATTCCCTGGGCATTGCCCGCAACACAGCACAGTCCCGCATCCGCCGGATGCTCCGCTCGGGCCTGCTGCACGACGGCGGGCGGGAAATCGACCTCGAGGCGGTGGGGTACGACGTCGTCGCTTTCGTGACGATCGAAGTCACCCACCGGGAACTCGACGGCGTGGTGGGCGCCTTGCGCCTGATCCCGCAGGTCCTGGAGGTCCATGAGATTTCTGGCCGCGGCGACGTCTGGTGCCGCGTGGTGGCGACCGACACCCACAACCTGCAGACGGCGCTGCGCTCGATACTCAGGATCAAAGGTGTGATCCGAACTGAAACTGTCCTTGCCCTCCACACGCACATCCCGTACCGGACCGAGCCGCTCATCAGCCGGCTCGCCCACAGCGGGGCGGAGGCGGCAACACGCAAGTCACTGGGATAA
- a CDS encoding PEP/pyruvate-binding domain-containing protein: MVYINDFSEVGRDDVPTAGGKGAGLGELVRAGLPVPSGFLLNTAAYELFVRDNLLAGPIQDYAALPSSAVTRDYEAASARIRGLFAGGIMPEAIAAELRDAYRGLATGTGTGSEGDAEATVAVRSSATAEDLASASFAGQQDTYLNVHGADALLEAVVNCWASLWTARAMAYRAREGIRPDEVRLAVVVQRMVAADAAGVMFTANPATGRRDQIVIGAAWGLGESVVSGAVSTDDIVVEAATGKVASRRTADKAVMTTYADRGTHEEPVPAARRHQPVLDDAAAAALAAYGARISQHFGSPQDIEWARADGEFFILQSRPITALPEPAGETPRDWSVPYPKGLYFRASIVEQLPDPLSPLFADLIDGSVSRSLNALLDEAFGKSSLRTGDLGLPAVNGYAYYYYRTAALWRLVGKTPAAVRALIRGEAHMGIQGWRDYSHPRYVAVVESWSAKPVADLTGEELLEGISALLDAGTVYYTAVQSIIPVATSSELAFQKFYDKLVRQAGDPPAATFLLGYDSEPIRAEKALFDLAGWSRGVPGLATAILATPTGSLIDAQLSGTAPAGMGPGLWREWAHRFQLHLDRFGHTVYNLDFINPVPADDPAPLIDTLKFYLRGQGNDPHRRQEMAAARREESTAGILARLHPVRRAAFARLLRWAQGPAPIREDALADVGLGWPLMRRMLHELGRRLAAAGLITSPGDVFWLRHHEVSSAVEFGLAAASSPAAITGAGQPVLAGAINERKLRWRGQRNATAPQMLPEIRWLQRSLAGMMPEGSQDQQGNTIKGVAASQGRVTAPARVLAGPEDFSRMQPGEVLVARITTPAWTPLFAMASAVVTDVGGPLSHGSIVAREYGIPAVLGTGVATRRIASGQQIEVDGGAGTVTIVQSGRD; this comes from the coding sequence TATGAGCTGTTCGTCCGGGACAACCTGCTGGCCGGACCCATCCAGGACTACGCCGCCTTGCCCTCATCCGCCGTCACCCGGGACTACGAGGCAGCCTCAGCACGGATCCGCGGACTCTTTGCAGGCGGCATCATGCCGGAAGCCATCGCCGCCGAACTCCGTGACGCCTACCGCGGCCTGGCCACAGGGACAGGCACAGGCAGTGAAGGAGACGCGGAAGCCACGGTGGCCGTACGTTCCTCCGCCACTGCCGAAGACCTTGCTTCGGCCAGTTTCGCGGGCCAGCAGGACACCTACCTCAACGTGCACGGCGCCGATGCCCTGTTGGAGGCCGTGGTCAACTGCTGGGCTTCCCTCTGGACGGCCCGCGCCATGGCGTACCGGGCACGGGAAGGCATCCGGCCGGACGAGGTCCGCCTCGCTGTGGTGGTCCAGCGGATGGTGGCCGCGGACGCCGCGGGCGTGATGTTCACTGCCAATCCAGCCACCGGACGCCGCGACCAGATCGTGATCGGAGCAGCCTGGGGGCTGGGTGAATCCGTCGTCAGCGGCGCCGTCTCCACGGACGACATCGTCGTCGAGGCCGCAACGGGGAAGGTGGCGTCCCGGCGGACGGCGGACAAAGCGGTCATGACCACGTACGCCGACCGTGGCACGCACGAGGAGCCGGTGCCTGCAGCCCGCCGGCACCAACCCGTACTGGACGACGCCGCGGCAGCAGCCCTGGCGGCCTACGGAGCACGTATCTCGCAGCATTTCGGCTCCCCGCAGGACATCGAGTGGGCGCGGGCTGATGGCGAATTCTTCATCCTTCAATCACGGCCCATCACCGCCCTGCCCGAGCCCGCGGGGGAAACGCCGCGCGACTGGAGCGTGCCCTACCCGAAGGGGCTCTATTTCCGGGCGAGCATCGTGGAACAGCTTCCCGATCCGCTCTCGCCGTTGTTTGCCGACCTCATCGACGGTTCGGTCTCGCGCTCGCTGAATGCCCTGCTGGATGAGGCATTCGGCAAGAGCAGCCTCCGCACAGGCGACCTGGGCCTGCCGGCCGTCAACGGTTACGCCTACTACTACTATCGGACCGCTGCTTTGTGGCGGCTGGTGGGCAAGACGCCGGCGGCTGTACGCGCCCTTATCCGGGGCGAAGCCCACATGGGAATCCAGGGCTGGCGCGACTATTCGCATCCGCGCTACGTGGCCGTGGTGGAATCCTGGTCGGCAAAGCCTGTCGCGGATCTGACCGGGGAGGAGCTGCTGGAAGGGATCTCAGCCCTTCTTGATGCGGGCACGGTGTACTACACAGCAGTCCAGTCCATCATCCCCGTCGCGACGTCAAGCGAACTCGCTTTCCAGAAGTTCTACGACAAGTTGGTCCGGCAGGCCGGCGATCCGCCGGCAGCGACATTCCTGCTGGGCTATGACAGCGAACCCATCCGGGCAGAAAAAGCACTCTTCGACCTTGCCGGGTGGTCGCGCGGGGTCCCGGGGCTCGCAACGGCCATCCTGGCGACGCCCACCGGATCCCTCATCGACGCCCAGCTATCGGGGACGGCACCGGCCGGAATGGGTCCCGGCTTGTGGCGGGAGTGGGCACACCGGTTCCAGCTCCATTTGGACCGCTTCGGGCATACGGTCTACAACCTGGACTTCATCAACCCCGTACCCGCGGACGACCCCGCCCCGCTGATTGACACGCTGAAGTTCTACCTGCGCGGACAGGGCAACGACCCGCACCGGCGGCAGGAAATGGCGGCAGCACGCCGCGAGGAAAGCACCGCCGGAATACTGGCGCGGCTGCACCCGGTCCGCAGGGCAGCCTTCGCGCGTTTGCTGCGGTGGGCGCAGGGCCCGGCGCCGATCCGGGAGGACGCGCTCGCCGACGTCGGACTTGGCTGGCCGCTGATGCGGCGCATGTTGCACGAACTGGGACGGCGGCTGGCCGCTGCCGGACTCATCACCAGCCCCGGGGACGTGTTCTGGCTCCGTCACCACGAAGTCAGCAGCGCCGTCGAATTCGGCCTGGCTGCAGCGAGCAGTCCGGCGGCGATTACGGGGGCCGGGCAGCCGGTCCTGGCCGGGGCAATCAACGAGCGGAAGCTGCGCTGGCGGGGGCAGCGCAATGCCACCGCCCCGCAAATGCTGCCGGAGATCCGGTGGCTGCAGCGCTCACTCGCCGGGATGATGCCGGAAGGGTCACAGGACCAGCAGGGGAACACCATCAAGGGTGTGGCCGCCAGCCAGGGGCGGGTTACCGCTCCGGCCCGCGTGCTGGCCGGACCCGAGGACTTCTCCCGGATGCAGCCGGGGGAGGTGCTGGTGGCCCGCATCACCACTCCGGCCTGGACCCCGCTGTTCGCCATGGCCTCGGCCGTGGTCACGGATGTTGGCGGTCCGCTGAGCCACGGCTCCATTGTGGCCAGGGAATACGGCATCCCGGCGGTGCTGGGTACGGGGGTGGCGACCCGCCGGATCGCGAGCGGGCAGCAGATAGAGGTCGACGGCGGCGCCGGCACCGTGACCATCGTCCAGTCCGGGCGGGACTAA
- the zapE gene encoding AFG1/ZapE family ATPase has translation MTGSSSRGEYPGAEHPSAGAPQPATRPGRILIPGTARQLGTFGLFVPAAGQRRIVEVSGHPLEVKSAEGDLLWISFQELTDCPATALDFASLAARFGEWVVDGVPDPAAAGTPGWNSPQWKRLLAVVDVLFAADVTVFLIGKALPDFGADSPLSLLLRVESDEELPAGHSSGS, from the coding sequence ATGACCGGTTCATCGTCTCGAGGCGAGTACCCTGGCGCCGAGCACCCATCGGCTGGCGCCCCGCAGCCCGCTACCCGGCCGGGCAGGATCCTCATCCCAGGCACAGCCCGCCAACTGGGCACGTTCGGTTTGTTCGTGCCGGCAGCCGGCCAGCGGCGGATCGTGGAGGTGTCCGGCCATCCGCTGGAGGTGAAAAGCGCCGAAGGGGATCTCTTGTGGATCAGCTTCCAGGAACTTACGGACTGCCCGGCTACTGCCCTGGACTTCGCCTCCCTGGCCGCCCGGTTCGGGGAATGGGTAGTGGACGGTGTCCCTGATCCGGCCGCGGCCGGGACTCCCGGGTGGAATTCGCCGCAGTGGAAACGGCTCCTGGCGGTGGTGGACGTCCTGTTTGCTGCTGACGTGACCGTGTTCCTCATCGGTAAGGCGCTTCCGGACTTCGGCGCGGACAGCCCCTTGTCCTTGCTGCTACGCGTGGAGTCGGACGAAGAACTCCCGGCGGGGCATTCGTCCGGCAGTTAG
- the corA gene encoding magnesium/cobalt transporter CorA: protein MTIIDNAVYVNGHRTAEPHNLEQTFETLADHGGMAWIGLYRPTESEMSAVAEEFGLHLLAVEDAISAHQRPKLERYDDVLFTVLRPARYLDETETVEFGELHVFTGKNFVITVRHAETAGVAQVRQRLEGRPELLCHGPEAVLYALMDQVVDDYVPVVAGLENDIDEIEDQLFSGDSAVSRRIYELAREVIQFQRAIHPLPGMMQLLRRGFDKYEINTDLQHHLRDVEDHVERLISRADTFRDILQNALTLDGTLTANRQNEASAKQNEQVKKISSWAAIFFAPSFVAGVYGMNFDHMPELHWTLGYPLSIAMMAGTAALMYVIFKRKGWL from the coding sequence GTGACCATCATCGACAACGCCGTGTATGTGAACGGCCACCGGACCGCCGAGCCACACAACCTTGAGCAGACGTTCGAGACGCTGGCAGACCATGGCGGCATGGCCTGGATCGGACTGTACCGGCCCACAGAGTCCGAAATGTCTGCGGTCGCTGAGGAGTTCGGACTCCACCTGCTCGCTGTCGAGGATGCCATTTCGGCCCACCAGCGTCCCAAGCTGGAACGCTATGACGACGTCCTCTTCACCGTGCTCCGCCCTGCGCGGTACCTCGACGAAACGGAAACGGTCGAGTTCGGCGAACTGCACGTCTTCACGGGCAAGAACTTCGTGATCACGGTCCGGCACGCGGAGACAGCCGGCGTGGCCCAGGTGCGGCAGCGGCTGGAGGGCCGTCCCGAGCTCCTGTGCCACGGCCCGGAAGCCGTGCTCTACGCCCTGATGGACCAGGTGGTGGACGACTATGTTCCCGTGGTTGCCGGCCTGGAGAACGACATTGACGAGATCGAGGACCAGCTGTTCAGCGGGGATTCCGCGGTCTCACGCCGCATTTACGAACTGGCCCGCGAAGTGATCCAGTTCCAGCGGGCCATCCATCCGCTGCCGGGAATGATGCAGCTGCTCCGGCGCGGATTCGACAAATACGAAATAAACACGGACCTGCAACACCACCTCCGCGACGTCGAGGACCACGTGGAACGGCTGATTTCCCGCGCCGACACCTTCCGCGACATCCTCCAGAATGCGCTCACCCTGGACGGCACGCTGACCGCCAACCGGCAGAACGAGGCAAGCGCCAAGCAGAACGAGCAGGTCAAGAAGATCTCGTCCTGGGCGGCAATTTTCTTCGCGCCGTCCTTCGTGGCCGGGGTCTACGGCATGAACTTCGACCACATGCCCGAACTGCACTGGACACTCGGGTATCCCCTGTCGATCGCCATGATGGCGGGGACGGCGGCTCTGATGTACGTCATTTTCAAACGCAAGGGCTGGCTCTAG